CGCCGGCAGCCGAAGGCTGGTTGGCGTTGACCATGTCGAGTGTCTGCGAGCGCAGATCTTGTGGCGTTTGTGTCATCGTTACATCTCCAATACGAGTGTTATTGCATCGTGCCCGCGCCGGCTTGTGGCCTTGCGGTCGCGATCTAAGGCAGACCGGGGTGGCCGGTCCAAAATTCAGTCAAAAATCGACGCTGCCGGTATTAGACCAGCTAACGGCAACGTAATCAAACCCCGCGAGGCGCCGTTACGACAGGTCGTACAATCCAGGCAACCCGAGGATGCGTTCCAGTTCTTCGAGCGCTTGCGCGCATTCGATGGCCAGCTGCGGATCGGCCAGGTCTTTCGGTTCGAGGCGGTCGCGGTAATGCGTTTCGACCCATTCGGCCAGTTGCGCGTACAGCGCCTCGGTCATAATGACGCCCTGGTGCATCGCCCGGGACTCGGCCTCCGTCAAGGCCACGCGCAGGCGCAGGCACGCAGGCCCGCCGCCGTTGCGCATGCTCTGGCGCAGGTCGAATTCGATCAGTTCGTCAACCGGGCCGCCCTCGCCCACCAGCCGTTCCAGGTAGCGCGACACCGCGGCGTTCTCGCGGCATTCGTGCGGGATCACCAGCGCCATCGCGCCATCGGGCTTGCTCAATAGCTGGCTGTTGAACAGATAGCTGGTCACCGCGTCGGCCACCGGCACGTCGCGCGTATCGACCCGCAGCGGCGCCAATTGTGCGCCTGCCGCATCCATCGCAGCGCGCAGCTGGTTCAGGACCTGGGTTTCGTCGGCGAAGGCCTGCTCGTGATAGAACAGCACATTGCCGTTGCCGACGGCGATGACGTCGTTGTGGAACACGCCCTGGTCGATCACGTCGGGATTCTGCGAGGCGAACACGGTGCGGCCGGCATCGAGCTCGTGCAGGCGGGCGATCGCTTGCGACGCTTCGAGGGTCTGGCGCGCGGGGTAGCGCTTCGGCGCCGGCGCGGAAGGATCGAATTCGACGCGGCCGTAGACGAACAACTGCACGCCCTTGTCGCCGTGGCTGGCGGCCAGCCGGGTGTGGTTGGCCGCGCCCTCGTCGCCGAAGGCCGGCGTCGATGGCAGCGCGTCGTGCACGGCGAAGTGGCGCTCGTCGCCGAACAGCGCGCGCAGGGTGCGGGTCGACTGCACGTGCTCGTGCGCGCGGTGCAGCTTGTTGTTCAGGTTCGCCGCGGTGAAGTGCGCGCGGCCGTCGCCGCTGTCGGCGGACGGGCTGACGGTGGCGGCGTTGGCGGTCCACATCGGCGACGCGGAATACGCACAGGCCAGGATGACGGGCGCTTCGCGATACGCGCGCGCCAGCACGTCGGCGTCGGTGCCGCCGAAGCCGAGGCGGCGCAGCATGCGGAAGTCGGGACGCGCGTGCGGCGGCAGCACTGCCTGGGCGAAGCCGCGCGCCGCCAGCGCGCGCATCTTGGCCAGGCCCTGCAGCGCGGCCTGCTTTGGATTGGAAGCGCTCTTGACGTTGCTGAACGAAGCGACGTTGCCGAACGAGAGCCCGGCGTAGTTGTGCGATGGGCCGACCAGGCCGTCGAAGTTATATTCGCGTGCAGATGGCATCGAGCGTCCGTATCAAATGGTGAGGCCGGGCGACAGCTTGGCCGGCAGCGCGAGTTCGCTGGTTTCGATCGATGCGACCGGGTAGGCGCAATAGTCGGCCGCGTAGTAGGCGCTCGGGCGGTGGTTGCCCGATTTGCCCACGCCGCCGAACGGCGCCGAGCTGGCCGCGCCGGTGGTCGGGCGATTCCAGTTGACGATGCCGGCGCGCGCCTGCACCGAGAAGCGCTTCCACAGCGCCTCGTCGTCCGACAACAGCGCGGCGGCCAGGCCGAATTCGGTGGCGTTGGCGACCTTGATCGCGGTATCGAAATCCTTCACGCGGATGATTTGCAGCAGGGGGCCGAACCATTCTTCGTCGGGAATGCCCTTCGCATCGGTGACGTCGGCAATGCCGGCGGTGACGAAGCCGGCCTTCGGGTCGAGCTGGCGCATTTGCAGCAGGTTGACGCCGCCTTTTGCGACCATGTCGGCCTGCGCCTGCACCAGCATCGAGGCGACGGCGTTCGACACGACCGGGCCCATGAACGGCTGCGGCTCGGCGTTGGACGGGCCGACGGTGAGCTTCGACGCGACGTCGACCAGGCGCTTGATGAAGGCGGCGCCGGCGGCGTTGTCCTGCACGATCAGGCGGCGCGCGCAGGTGCAGCGCTGGCCGGCGGAGATGAAGGCCGACATGACCGCGTGGTGCACGGCAGCGTCGACATCCCGCGCGTCCCACACCACCAGCGGGTTGTTGCCGCCCATTTCAAGCGCGAGCATCTTGCCGGGCTGGCCGCCGAACTGCTTGTGCAGTGCGACGCCGGTCTGGCAGCTGCCGGTAAACAGCACGCCGTCGATCGCGTTCTGCTGGCCGAGCGCGATGCCGGTGTTGCGGCCGCCGTTGACCAGGTTGATCACGCCGGCCGGCAGGCCCGCCTTTTCCCACAGCTGCACGGTCTTGACCGCGGTGCGCGGCGCGTACTCGCTTGGCTTGAACACCACCGTGTTACCGGCGATGAGGGCCGGGACGATATGCCCGTTCGGCAGGTGGCCAGGAAAGTTGTAAGGGCCAAACACGCCGAAGACGCCGTGCGGCCGGTGGCGCAGCACGGCATTGCCGTCGGGGACCTTGGCGGCCGTCTCGCCGGTGCGCGCGCCGTAGGCCTGCACCGAGATGTCGACCTTGTTGGCCATGGTGGTCACTTCAGTGCGCGCTTCCCACAGCGGCTTGCCGACCTCCTCGGCGATGATGCCGGCGAGTTCCTCAGCGTCCTGCTTGAGCAGGTCGCGAAAGCGCGTGCATACGGCGATGCGCTCGTCGAGCGGCGTCATCGCCCAGGCTTCGAAGGCGGCGCGCGCGGCCTGCGCGGCTTGCGCGACGTCGCCTGGGGTGGACTCGTTGCTGGTCCAGGTCTGGCGGCCGGTGGACGGATCGATGGTCGCCAGCTCGGCGCCGCTGCCGGCCAGCCATTGGCCGCCGATGAAGTTACTGAGGTGTGCCATTGAGGTTCTTCCTTGAATTGAGCGGCAGCGTGCGCACCTGTTCGCCGTGGCGGCAGTGCAGCAGATCGAGCTGCGCGGAGGTCAGTGCGATGGAGTCCGATGCCGGCGCCGCGCAGGCGACGATCATGCGGAAGTCCTGCATCACAGTGTTGGACACCAGCGTATGGTCCGAGTTCGGCGGCGCGGCGCCTTCGACGACGGTCACCAGTTCGCTCTGGCGCACGGCGCGCAGTTCGGACACGCGGCCCTGAAGCACCGGGCCGGCGTCGAAGATATCGACGTAGCCTTCGAAGTGCATGCCCTCCTGCTCGAGCATCTTGCGCGCGGGCTGGGTGTTGCGGTGGACCTTGCCGATCACTTCCTGCGCCGAAGCCGGCAGGTAGTCCACGTACAGCGGCTGGCGCGGCATCAGTTCGGCGATGAAGGACTTCTTGCCCAGCGCGGTCAGTTCGTCGACGTGGTCGAAATCCATCTTGAAGAAGTGGCGGCCCAGGCCTTCGTAGAACGGCGAGCTGCCGTCGTCGGCCTGGTAGCCGCGCATCTCCGCGATCAGCTTTTCGGTGAACAGGTGCGGGAACTGGGCGATGAACAGGAAGCGGCTTTTCGACAGCCACTTGCCGTTGTGGCCGAAGCGGTAGTCGGGATGCAGGAACAGCGAGCACAGTTCGGTGGACCCGGTGAGGTCGTTCGACAGGTACAGCGTGTCCATGCGCGTGAAGATATCGAGTTCGCGGCTCGAGTGCACCAGCGTGCCGATGCGGTAGTTATAGAACGGCTCGGTCAGGCCGACCGCGCCCTTGATGGCGCAGACGCCGGCCATGCGGCCATTCGAGGTGTCCTCCATGACGAACATGTAGTCGCGTTTTTCGGGCGCGATGGCCTGCGCGAACGAGGCCACGGCGACGTCCACGCGGTCGCCCAGCATGGTGCGGTCGGGCTTGAGGGTGGTCATGCCGCTGCCGACCTGGGTCGCCATGTCGAGCAGGGCGTCGAGGTCCGAGGTTTTGATTGCGCGTACGACTAGCATGGGTTCTCTCTCAGATTCTGACGCAGATGACGCTGTCGCCGGGGGCCACCATCAGCGCATCGAGCGCGTCCTGCGCCAGATACACCACCTCGCCCGTTTCGACCGATGGGCAGGTCGTGGTGATGGCGCGGAAGTTCTGCTCGCTGCTGGCGGCGATCGCGTAGGTCGCCAGCGCGTCGCAGGCGGCGCCCGGTTCGGCCAGCGCCACTTGGCGGATCACCGAGCCGGTGAAGGAACGCAGCGAATTCTTGTGGGCCTGCAGGATCGGGCCGCCGTCGAAGATGTCGACGTAGTCGTCGGCCTCGAAGCCTTCCTCGGTGAGCAGGTCGAAGGCGAGCTGGCCGTCGGGATGGATCTGGCCCATCACCGCCTGCGCGTCGCCCGGCAGCAGCGGCACGTACACCGGGTAGTGCGGCATCAGCTCGACGATCAGGGTGCGGTTGCGGGCGCCGCCGATGACGCGTTCGGCGTCGAGGAAATCCATCTTGAAGAATTTGCGGCCCAGCGCGTCCCAGAACGGCGACGAGCCTTTGTCGTCGGTGACGCCGGCCAGCGGGACGAAGAAGCGGTCGCCGAAGCGGTGCGGCGCGAGCACGGCGAACAGCAGGCGCGCGCGCGACAGCAGCGCCGCTTCGATGCCGGCGGCTTCGCGCTCGCGCACGTAGAAGCCGGAAAGCTGCGAGTAGGCGGTCAGCTCGGAACAGAGCGTGAGCGCGTGGACGCTGTGGCTGATGTTCAGGTCGCGCGAGACCTGCTGGATCACGTCGTTGCGGAAGGAGAAGTAGGTGCCGTTCGAACCGGCCGAGGCGTGGATCGCGGCGGTGCCGACGATTTCGCGCGTGGCCTGGTTCTCCAGCACGAACAGGTAGGACTCTTCGCTGGGGATGTCCACGTGGGCGGCGAACGAGGCGATCGAACGCTCCACCGAAGCGGCGATTTTCTCGCGCGTCTTCGGCAGCGTGTGGACACCCGGCATCGTCACCGCCGCCAGCGTTTCGAGGGCGGCGACGTCGGACAGTTCTACCGGACGGACAACGTGCATGGGGACTCCCTTGGAAGGTCCGATGTGGGCGGTCAGACGGCGGCCAGGATGGCGTCGGCGGCGGCGCGCATGATGCGGTCGGCTTCGGCGATCTGCTCGTCGGAGACGATCAGGGCCGGCGCCAGGCGGATCACGTCGGGGCCGGCGATCAGCAGCATCAGGCCGAGGGCTTCGGCGGCCTTGGTGTAATCCTTGGCGCGGCCCTTGAAGGCGTCGGCGACCGGCAGGCCAATCAGCAGGCCCTGGCCGCGCACCTTGCCGAACAGCTGCGGGTAGTCGGCCGCGAGCTTTTCGAGGTTGGCGAACAGCTTTGCGCTGGCCTGCTTGACGCGCGCCAGGAAGGCCGGCTGGTTGATCGTCTCGACCACGTTCAGCGCGACGGTCGCGGCCAGCGGGTTGCCGCCGTAGGTGGTGCCGTGCGATCCGACGCTGAAGTGTTCGGCGATTGCGGTGGTGGTCAGCATGGCGCCGATCGGGTAGCCGTTGCCGAGCGCCTTGGCGGTGGTCAGGATGTCAGGGGTGACGCCGGTTTCCATGTAGGCGTACAGGGAGCCGGTGCGGCCGACGCCGGACTGGACTTCGTCGAACACCAGCAGCGCGCCGGTTTCGTCGCAGCGTTCGCGCAGCGCTTTCAGGAAAGCAGGGTCGCCCGGGATCACGCCGCCCTCGCCCTGGATCGGCTCGACGATCACGGCCGCGACGTCATCGGTGATGGCGGCGCGCGCGGCGGCGATGTCGTTGTATGGGATGTGGTTGATCTCCTGCGGCAGCGGCTCGAAGCCTTCGGTGTACTTCGGCTGGCCGCCGACCGAGACGGTGAACAGGGTGCGGCCGTGGAACGACGACAGGCAGGACACGATGCGCGACTTGTGGGCGCCGAACTTGGCGTGGGCGTATTTGCGGGCCAGCTTCAGGGCCGCTTCGTTGGCTTCGGCGCCGGAGTTGCAGAAGAAGGCGCGGTCGGCGAAGGTGGCGTCGGTCAGGGCCAGGGCCAGGCGCAGGACGGGCTCGTTGGTGTAGCCGTTGCCGAGGTGCCAGAGCGTGTTGATCTGCTTGGTGAGGGCGTCGACCAGGGCCGGGTGGGCGTGGCCGAGGCTGGTGACGGCGATGCCGGCGGTGAAATCGAGGTAATGCTTGCCGTTCTGGTCCCACAGGTCCAGGCCGGAGGCGCGCACTGGCACCATCGCCGCCGGGGCGTAGGTGGGGACCAGTACTTCGTCGAAAGTCTGCCTCGTGACAGGCCGCGTGGTGACACCCGATTCAAGCTTTGCGTTCATGGCATTCCTCATCCAATGTTAGGGTCGCCCGGGCTCGGACAGCTGGGCGGATGGCCAATTATAGGAAAGGACGCCGTTGAGTTCTTTTCAATGTGCGACAGGCATTTTCATTTTTCGTCGTTGCCATAAAACCCGGGTCAGACCGGTTGGTCTGACCACTTGGTCTGACCCAAGGGGGAATATCGCGTTTTGGCAGTCGGGTCAGACCAACTGGTCTGACCCTGGTGGGCGTTTGAGCAGTTCCTGCACCCGGTCGGTGAACGACTGATTGCCCAGCGCCAATCCCCCGTTCGTGGCGCGACGCAACTTCTTCATGGTGTTTTCCCCCAGCACTTCGTTGAAAAGCGCGCGGTACGCGTGGATCCTTTCATCCGAGCCGCGGCCAAGTCGGAGGTAGAGCTCGTGCGGCGTCACGAGTTCGTTCACTTCACCGTGCGCGTTGCAGCGGTAGCTCGACCAGTGGTAGTG
This window of the Massilia sp. R2A-15 genome carries:
- the astA gene encoding arginine N-succinyltransferase — protein: MLVVRAIKTSDLDALLDMATQVGSGMTTLKPDRTMLGDRVDVAVASFAQAIAPEKRDYMFVMEDTSNGRMAGVCAIKGAVGLTEPFYNYRIGTLVHSSRELDIFTRMDTLYLSNDLTGSTELCSLFLHPDYRFGHNGKWLSKSRFLFIAQFPHLFTEKLIAEMRGYQADDGSSPFYEGLGRHFFKMDFDHVDELTALGKKSFIAELMPRQPLYVDYLPASAQEVIGKVHRNTQPARKMLEQEGMHFEGYVDIFDAGPVLQGRVSELRAVRQSELVTVVEGAAPPNSDHTLVSNTVMQDFRMIVACAAPASDSIALTSAQLDLLHCRHGEQVRTLPLNSRKNLNGTPQ
- the astB gene encoding N-succinylarginine dihydrolase: MPSAREYNFDGLVGPSHNYAGLSFGNVASFSNVKSASNPKQAALQGLAKMRALAARGFAQAVLPPHARPDFRMLRRLGFGGTDADVLARAYREAPVILACAYSASPMWTANAATVSPSADSGDGRAHFTAANLNNKLHRAHEHVQSTRTLRALFGDERHFAVHDALPSTPAFGDEGAANHTRLAASHGDKGVQLFVYGRVEFDPSAPAPKRYPARQTLEASQAIARLHELDAGRTVFASQNPDVIDQGVFHNDVIAVGNGNVLFYHEQAFADETQVLNQLRAAMDAAGAQLAPLRVDTRDVPVADAVTSYLFNSQLLSKPDGAMALVIPHECRENAAVSRYLERLVGEGGPVDELIEFDLRQSMRNGGGPACLRLRVALTEAESRAMHQGVIMTEALYAQLAEWVETHYRDRLEPKDLADPQLAIECAQALEELERILGLPGLYDLS
- the astC gene encoding acetylornithine/succinylornithine family transaminase, with product MNAKLESGVTTRPVTRQTFDEVLVPTYAPAAMVPVRASGLDLWDQNGKHYLDFTAGIAVTSLGHAHPALVDALTKQINTLWHLGNGYTNEPVLRLALALTDATFADRAFFCNSGAEANEAALKLARKYAHAKFGAHKSRIVSCLSSFHGRTLFTVSVGGQPKYTEGFEPLPQEINHIPYNDIAAARAAITDDVAAVIVEPIQGEGGVIPGDPAFLKALRERCDETGALLVFDEVQSGVGRTGSLYAYMETGVTPDILTTAKALGNGYPIGAMLTTTAIAEHFSVGSHGTTYGGNPLAATVALNVVETINQPAFLARVKQASAKLFANLEKLAADYPQLFGKVRGQGLLIGLPVADAFKGRAKDYTKAAEALGLMLLIAGPDVIRLAPALIVSDEQIAEADRIMRAAADAILAAV
- the astD gene encoding succinylglutamate-semialdehyde dehydrogenase is translated as MAHLSNFIGGQWLAGSGAELATIDPSTGRQTWTSNESTPGDVAQAAQAARAAFEAWAMTPLDERIAVCTRFRDLLKQDAEELAGIIAEEVGKPLWEARTEVTTMANKVDISVQAYGARTGETAAKVPDGNAVLRHRPHGVFGVFGPYNFPGHLPNGHIVPALIAGNTVVFKPSEYAPRTAVKTVQLWEKAGLPAGVINLVNGGRNTGIALGQQNAIDGVLFTGSCQTGVALHKQFGGQPGKMLALEMGGNNPLVVWDARDVDAAVHHAVMSAFISAGQRCTCARRLIVQDNAAGAAFIKRLVDVASKLTVGPSNAEPQPFMGPVVSNAVASMLVQAQADMVAKGGVNLLQMRQLDPKAGFVTAGIADVTDAKGIPDEEWFGPLLQIIRVKDFDTAIKVANATEFGLAAALLSDDEALWKRFSVQARAGIVNWNRPTTGAASSAPFGGVGKSGNHRPSAYYAADYCAYPVASIETSELALPAKLSPGLTI
- a CDS encoding arginine N-succinyltransferase; this translates as MHVVRPVELSDVAALETLAAVTMPGVHTLPKTREKIAASVERSIASFAAHVDIPSEESYLFVLENQATREIVGTAAIHASAGSNGTYFSFRNDVIQQVSRDLNISHSVHALTLCSELTAYSQLSGFYVREREAAGIEAALLSRARLLFAVLAPHRFGDRFFVPLAGVTDDKGSSPFWDALGRKFFKMDFLDAERVIGGARNRTLIVELMPHYPVYVPLLPGDAQAVMGQIHPDGQLAFDLLTEEGFEADDYVDIFDGGPILQAHKNSLRSFTGSVIRQVALAEPGAACDALATYAIAASSEQNFRAITTTCPSVETGEVVYLAQDALDALMVAPGDSVICVRI